Proteins found in one Geomonas subterranea genomic segment:
- a CDS encoding OmpA family protein — translation MEQGEIYQCQLQVTYLDGSVFRTGRELFGVNRSEAVLLTLAGGAFVFDKSVLTTEAKRLLSGAARVLREHPGEKVIVEGHTDGIGGAEYNMALSRRRCDAAADYLVRSEGIAPARLLRRWYGKSRPVADNVTTPGRRLNRRVELKGDYQKLRPTDPDDRYRTRPFVVVNGRDVPVDAVGRYETSLPGDTGRLKVEMGDSRGRFLATELPLPALTVAQPGGSVLVRYGGSAAGVSVSADGGVLCRVAGSAGEGERLELDGRELPLTSLGSFAVEFPMGSGDRVLGMVVRNGAGCSKLMNLRLRSEKLLVSPGEVKP, via the coding sequence GTGGAGCAGGGGGAGATCTACCAGTGCCAGCTCCAGGTGACCTACCTGGACGGTTCCGTCTTCCGGACCGGCCGCGAGCTCTTCGGCGTCAACCGCAGCGAGGCGGTCCTCCTCACCCTGGCCGGCGGCGCCTTCGTCTTTGACAAGTCCGTCCTCACCACGGAGGCGAAGCGCCTTCTGAGCGGGGCGGCCCGGGTGCTGCGCGAGCATCCCGGCGAGAAGGTGATCGTCGAGGGGCACACCGACGGCATCGGCGGCGCGGAGTACAACATGGCCCTCTCCAGGAGGCGCTGCGACGCGGCGGCGGATTACCTGGTGCGGTCTGAGGGGATCGCACCGGCGCGCCTTTTGCGGCGCTGGTACGGCAAGTCGAGGCCCGTGGCGGACAACGTCACCACCCCCGGCCGGCGCCTGAACCGACGGGTCGAGCTGAAGGGGGATTACCAGAAACTGCGGCCGACCGACCCGGACGACAGGTACCGCACCCGTCCCTTCGTGGTGGTCAACGGGCGCGACGTCCCGGTGGACGCGGTGGGGCGCTACGAGACCTCCCTCCCCGGCGACACCGGCCGGCTCAAGGTGGAGATGGGGGATTCACGGGGTAGGTTCCTCGCCACCGAGCTGCCGCTGCCGGCCTTGACCGTGGCGCAGCCGGGGGGCTCGGTCCTGGTCCGCTACGGAGGCTCCGCCGCCGGCGTCAGCGTCTCTGCGGACGGCGGCGTCCTATGCCGGGTCGCCGGCTCCGCGGGCGAAGGGGAGCGGCTGGAACTCGACGGCCGCGAGCTGCCGCTCACCTCGCTTGGCTCCTTCGCGGTCGAGTTCCCGATGGGGAGTGGCGACCGGGTGCTGGGGATGGTGGTCAGAAACGGCGCCGGCTGCTCCAAGCTCATGAACCTGCGTCTGCGTTCCGAGAAGCTGCTGGTGTCGCCCGGGGAGGTGAAGCCGTGA
- a CDS encoding LysM peptidoglycan-binding domain-containing protein produces the protein MKKHLCLALLFLGLTAAAPFAAAQEQPTIYTIVPGDTLWGLSQRFLKDPYYWPNVWANNQAVGNPHFIYPGQKVRIYSDRIEIEPAPGSAPQPQAPIPQELREEAQPVTFTVNGSEGFLIENGLKPSGTVISLHQNREMAGTDDIVYTDIGRIQGGNPGDRYQIYKKIGPVSHPVTNVILGQQVMPLGELQLSELEEKASKAIVTKSFQEISAGSFLLPYQERKLTITLKSADRDLTGYIVQTQTGNQALAVSDVVFLDLGKSQGVQPGNMLYIVRDVVPDQRYANAKIEKLPVEVVGALVVVATGMNSSTAVIVKSVDTVYRGDRVEMKKSR, from the coding sequence ATGAAAAAACACCTCTGTCTGGCACTGCTCTTCCTGGGCCTGACGGCCGCCGCGCCGTTCGCCGCGGCACAGGAACAACCGACCATCTACACCATCGTCCCCGGCGACACCCTGTGGGGGCTGTCGCAGCGCTTCCTGAAGGACCCCTACTACTGGCCCAACGTCTGGGCCAACAATCAGGCCGTCGGCAATCCCCATTTCATCTATCCAGGGCAGAAGGTGCGCATCTATTCCGACCGGATCGAGATCGAGCCGGCGCCGGGTTCCGCCCCGCAGCCCCAGGCGCCCATTCCCCAGGAACTTCGTGAGGAGGCTCAGCCGGTGACCTTCACGGTGAACGGCAGCGAAGGGTTCCTGATCGAGAACGGCTTGAAGCCCTCCGGCACCGTGATCTCCCTGCACCAGAACCGCGAGATGGCCGGTACCGACGACATCGTCTACACCGATATCGGGCGCATCCAGGGGGGGAACCCGGGCGACCGCTACCAGATATACAAGAAGATCGGTCCGGTGAGCCACCCGGTGACCAACGTGATCCTGGGGCAGCAGGTAATGCCGCTGGGCGAACTGCAGCTCTCCGAACTCGAGGAGAAGGCGTCCAAGGCCATCGTCACCAAGAGCTTCCAGGAGATCAGCGCCGGCTCCTTCCTGCTCCCCTACCAGGAGCGCAAGCTGACCATCACGCTCAAATCCGCCGACCGCGACCTGACCGGCTACATCGTGCAGACCCAGACCGGCAACCAGGCCCTCGCTGTGAGCGACGTCGTCTTCCTCGACCTGGGCAAATCCCAGGGGGTGCAGCCCGGCAACATGCTCTACATCGTGCGCGACGTGGTACCCGATCAGCGCTACGCCAACGCCAAGATCGAGAAGCTCCCGGTGGAGGTGGTCGGCGCGCTGGTGGTGGTTGCCACCGGCATGAACAGCTCGACCGCGGTGATCGTGAAGAGCGTCGATACCGTCTACCGCGGCGACCGCGTGGAGATGAAAAAGAGCAGGTGA
- the dprA gene encoding DNA-processing protein DprA yields the protein MDHYYWFALKSVPQVGNVTFLRLLSHFGSPEQVLKASVSELSSVKGVSAAAARSIAEHDFRAWAEAECERVHSSGVQVVDILSHRYPRLLMQIADPPPFFYLMGALEGSETAVAMVGSRHASQYGLCTATRLAKELAGQGVTVISGMARGIDTASHWGCLKAEGRSVAVLGCGVDVIYPPENDTLYRTLCEGGALISEFPMGTSPLPENFPRRNRIISALALGVVVVEAGEGSGSLITAQYALEQGREVFAVPGNVTTSGSRGVNGLIKQGAKLVERVEDILEELAIEPLATHPLEQPRSFPLTPQEAELYALLCQGVLQIDDIIVQSALTASEVSATLLRLEMKGIITQLPGKRFVVV from the coding sequence ATGGATCACTACTACTGGTTCGCGCTTAAGTCGGTGCCGCAGGTGGGGAACGTCACCTTCCTGAGGCTATTGTCGCACTTCGGCTCCCCGGAGCAGGTCCTCAAGGCCTCGGTCTCCGAGCTTTCCTCCGTCAAGGGGGTGAGCGCCGCGGCCGCCCGTTCCATCGCGGAACACGATTTTCGCGCCTGGGCCGAAGCGGAATGCGAGCGGGTCCACTCAAGCGGCGTGCAGGTGGTCGACATCCTCTCGCATCGCTATCCGCGCCTGTTGATGCAGATAGCTGATCCACCCCCCTTCTTCTACCTCATGGGGGCGCTCGAGGGGAGCGAGACCGCGGTCGCCATGGTCGGTTCCCGGCATGCCTCCCAGTATGGCCTTTGCACCGCGACCCGTCTCGCGAAGGAACTGGCGGGGCAGGGGGTCACCGTGATTTCGGGCATGGCCCGCGGCATCGACACGGCCAGCCACTGGGGCTGCCTCAAGGCGGAGGGGCGTAGCGTCGCGGTCCTTGGCTGCGGCGTCGACGTGATCTACCCCCCCGAAAACGACACCCTGTACCGCACCCTGTGCGAGGGGGGGGCGCTCATCAGCGAGTTCCCGATGGGAACCTCTCCCCTCCCCGAGAACTTCCCCCGGCGCAACCGCATCATCAGCGCCCTGGCCCTCGGGGTGGTCGTGGTCGAGGCGGGTGAGGGGAGCGGTTCCCTGATCACGGCGCAGTATGCGCTGGAGCAGGGGCGTGAGGTGTTCGCCGTCCCGGGCAACGTCACCACGTCCGGCAGCCGCGGCGTCAACGGGCTCATCAAGCAGGGGGCCAAGCTGGTGGAGCGGGTCGAGGACATCCTTGAGGAACTCGCCATCGAGCCCCTCGCCACGCACCCCCTGGAACAGCCCCGCTCCTTCCCGCTCACCCCGCAGGAGGCCGAGCTCTACGCGCTTTTGTGCCAGGGCGTGCTGCAGATCGATGACATCATCGTGCAGAGCGCGTTGACAGCCAGCGAGGTTTCCGCTACTTTACTGCGCTTGGAAATGAAGGGGATCATCACCCAGCTTCCCGGCAAGCGCTTTGTGGTCGTCTGA
- a CDS encoding GGDEF domain-containing response regulator, producing the protein MELLVVDDEETLRSVVSQVLTADGFTVSEAASGEEALEAFRAGSHQLVITDIRMSGMSGIELLSEIKSHNPDTQVVIMTSHASLDSALTALRAGAYDYLVKPFESLDLISAVAGRAAEKARLVAQNRELLEQLTRANQELQEANLALKEMAVRDGLTSLFNHRYFQEAFAQEVARSKRFDKRCSLIFFDVDNFKQYNDTHGHPEGDRLLKGLARIVMSHSRACDVAARYGGEEFVLLLPETAKEGAVKAAEEMRVRVAEHPFAGRETQPLGKVTVSVGVASFPEDGVDPQALLECADQLLYRAKNSGKNRVVTAGATPASPA; encoded by the coding sequence ATGGAGCTTTTAGTCGTGGATGACGAGGAGACCTTGAGAAGCGTGGTGTCGCAGGTGCTTACCGCCGACGGGTTCACCGTCTCCGAGGCGGCCAGCGGGGAGGAGGCCCTGGAGGCGTTCAGGGCCGGCTCGCACCAGCTGGTGATCACGGACATCAGGATGAGCGGCATGAGCGGCATAGAGCTTTTGAGCGAGATCAAGAGCCACAACCCCGACACCCAGGTGGTGATCATGACCAGCCACGCTTCGCTGGACAGCGCCCTCACGGCGCTGCGGGCCGGCGCCTACGATTACCTGGTGAAGCCGTTCGAGAGCCTCGACCTGATCTCGGCGGTGGCGGGGCGGGCAGCGGAGAAGGCGCGCCTGGTGGCGCAGAACCGGGAATTGCTGGAACAGCTGACGCGGGCCAACCAGGAGCTGCAGGAGGCGAACCTGGCGCTCAAGGAGATGGCGGTTCGCGACGGTCTCACCTCGCTGTTCAACCACCGCTACTTCCAGGAGGCGTTCGCCCAGGAGGTGGCCCGCTCCAAACGCTTCGACAAGCGCTGCAGCCTGATCTTCTTCGACGTCGACAACTTCAAGCAGTACAACGACACCCACGGCCACCCCGAGGGGGACCGGCTCCTGAAGGGGCTGGCCCGGATCGTGATGTCCCATTCCAGAGCCTGCGACGTCGCCGCGCGCTACGGGGGGGAGGAGTTCGTGCTCCTGCTGCCGGAGACGGCGAAGGAGGGGGCGGTGAAGGCGGCCGAGGAGATGCGGGTGCGGGTGGCGGAGCACCCGTTCGCGGGGAGGGAGACCCAGCCCCTGGGGAAGGTCACCGTGAGCGTCGGGGTCGCCTCCTTCCCGGAGGACGGCGTCGATCCCCAGGCGCTCCTCGAGTGCGCGGACCAGCTTTTGTACCGCGCCAAGAACAGCGGCAAGAACCGGGTGGTGACGGCGGGGGCTACCCCAGCTTCTCCCGCCTGA
- a CDS encoding peptidase U32 family protein: protein MGETDGERVVRPRVKPELLAPAGNMEKLKVAIRYGADAVYLGGKAFGLRNLAGNFTRIELDEAVAYAHRHGVKVYLTVNAFADNEDLPVLERYLAEVAGIPFDAFIAADPGVVALIAERYPERDIHLSTQANTTNWRSARFWQAQGVKRVNLAREMSLDAIRETAQRCDMELEVFIHGAMCISYSGRCLLSSAMTGRDANKGECTQPCRWNYSIVEETRPGEYFPIHEDESGTFIFNSKDLCLIEQLPALVECGVDSLKIEGRMKGIYYAASVIRIYREALDRYWEDPLGYRLKPEWLEELAKVSHRGYTTGFLLGKPRDVDHEYLSTYVRNFEFVALVEKGVPGGAQVMVRNRLQAGDVLELIGQGAQFTRFTLSAMTDLDGVPLTVAHPNQQVILAGVEGAGQFDLIRREKLG, encoded by the coding sequence ATGGGTGAAACGGACGGGGAGCGGGTGGTGCGCCCGCGGGTGAAACCGGAGCTGCTGGCGCCCGCCGGCAACATGGAGAAGTTGAAGGTGGCGATCCGCTACGGCGCGGACGCCGTCTACCTCGGAGGGAAGGCGTTCGGGCTTAGAAACCTCGCCGGCAACTTCACCCGGATCGAGCTCGACGAGGCGGTGGCGTACGCGCACCGGCACGGCGTGAAGGTGTATCTTACGGTGAACGCCTTCGCCGACAACGAGGACCTCCCGGTCCTGGAGCGCTACCTGGCCGAGGTGGCCGGCATACCCTTCGACGCCTTCATCGCCGCCGATCCCGGTGTGGTGGCGCTTATCGCCGAGCGCTATCCGGAGCGCGACATCCACCTCTCCACCCAGGCCAACACCACCAACTGGCGTTCCGCCCGCTTCTGGCAGGCCCAGGGGGTGAAGAGGGTCAACCTGGCCCGCGAGATGTCCCTGGACGCGATCCGGGAAACCGCGCAGCGCTGCGACATGGAGCTCGAGGTATTCATCCACGGCGCCATGTGCATCTCCTACTCCGGGCGCTGCCTCCTCTCCTCGGCCATGACCGGCCGCGACGCCAACAAGGGGGAGTGCACCCAGCCCTGCCGCTGGAACTACTCCATCGTCGAGGAAACCCGCCCCGGCGAATACTTCCCGATCCACGAGGACGAAAGCGGCACCTTCATCTTCAACTCCAAGGACCTCTGCCTCATCGAGCAGCTCCCGGCGCTGGTGGAATGCGGCGTCGATTCGCTGAAGATCGAGGGGCGCATGAAGGGGATCTACTACGCGGCGAGCGTGATCCGGATCTACCGCGAGGCGCTGGACCGCTACTGGGAGGATCCGCTTGGGTACCGGCTCAAGCCGGAATGGCTCGAGGAGCTGGCCAAGGTGAGCCACCGCGGCTACACCACCGGGTTCCTGCTCGGCAAGCCGCGCGACGTGGACCACGAGTACCTCTCCACCTACGTGCGCAACTTCGAGTTCGTGGCGCTGGTGGAAAAGGGAGTGCCCGGCGGCGCCCAGGTGATGGTGCGCAACCGGCTCCAGGCGGGGGACGTGCTCGAGCTGATCGGCCAGGGGGCCCAGTTCACCCGCTTCACCCTCTCCGCGATGACCGACCTCGACGGCGTCCCCCTCACCGTGGCCCACCCCAACCAGCAGGTGATCCTGGCGGGGGTCGAGGGTGCGGGCCAGTTCGACCTCATCAGGCGGGAGAAGCTGGGGTAG
- the topA gene encoding type I DNA topoisomerase codes for MSHNLVIVESPAKAKTIEKFLGPDYKVLASFGHVRALPSKQGSVDVEHDFEPKYAVLPESKKHIDAIKKEMKGITSLLLATDPDREGEAISWHLLAALGLDGKKKISFDIKRVVFHEITKDAIVHAVQNPRDISGHLVDAQQARSILDYLVGFTLSPFLWKKIRYGLSAGRVQSVALRLICEREKEIQAFKEQEYWTIGAKLETAKKQGLTAALVEAEGKKLGKFDIPDRGAAFRLYEKLGGTGAFPKQDGEDGAEPLVVGTPASPEYRVDKVTKSERKRSPSPPFTTSTLQQEAARKLGFSAKKTMSTAQKLYEGIDVGEGAVGLITYMRTDSVALSNVALEDAKQLITSLYGKEYALEKPRFFKNKSKNAQEAHEAVRPTYISKTPVEVKKFLTSDQFKLYDLIWKRTVACQMAEALLDQTSVEITAGEGYRFRVAGTVIRFAGFMKLYIEGVDDEVEDKEKEGTLPPLAEGDILKLQQLLPERHFTQPPPRYTEATLVKTLEEYGIGRPSTYASIMNTIIERKYARLDKKRFFPEDVGMVVSDLLTNHFNQYVDYNFTANLEEQLDMVSRGEKQWRPLLHEFWGPFINLLKLKEGEVSKSDLTTEATDEVCPECGKPLVVKLGKFGKFFACTGYPECRYIRPLDKETGEVVEPVVSEEVCDKCGSHMLIKEGRFGKYLACSAYPNCKNIQPLVKPKGTGITCTACGKGELIEKKSRFGKLFYSCNRYPECKFALWDLPVQKPCPKCGFPLLVKKVYKREGEFLKCPKEGCDYQSNKE; via the coding sequence ATGTCTCATAATCTCGTCATAGTCGAGTCTCCCGCCAAGGCGAAGACCATAGAAAAATTTCTCGGCCCCGATTACAAGGTGCTGGCCTCGTTCGGCCACGTGCGCGCGCTCCCCAGCAAACAGGGATCGGTGGACGTGGAGCACGACTTCGAGCCCAAGTACGCGGTGCTCCCCGAGAGCAAGAAGCACATCGACGCCATCAAGAAAGAGATGAAGGGGATCACCTCGCTGCTTCTCGCGACAGACCCCGACCGCGAGGGGGAGGCCATATCCTGGCACCTCCTGGCGGCGCTCGGTCTCGATGGCAAGAAGAAAATCTCCTTCGACATAAAGCGCGTGGTGTTCCACGAGATCACCAAGGACGCCATCGTGCACGCGGTGCAAAACCCGCGTGACATCTCCGGCCACCTGGTGGACGCGCAGCAGGCGCGCTCCATCCTGGACTACCTGGTCGGCTTCACCCTCTCGCCGTTTCTATGGAAGAAGATCCGCTACGGTCTTTCCGCCGGCCGCGTGCAGTCGGTCGCGCTGAGGCTCATCTGCGAGCGCGAGAAGGAGATCCAGGCCTTCAAGGAACAGGAGTACTGGACCATCGGCGCGAAGCTGGAGACGGCCAAGAAGCAGGGGCTCACCGCCGCGCTGGTCGAGGCGGAAGGGAAGAAGCTCGGCAAGTTCGACATCCCTGACCGCGGGGCGGCGTTCCGGCTCTACGAGAAACTCGGCGGCACCGGCGCGTTCCCGAAGCAGGATGGGGAAGATGGTGCGGAGCCGCTCGTGGTGGGGACGCCTGCGAGCCCGGAGTACCGCGTCGACAAGGTGACCAAGAGCGAGAGAAAGCGCTCGCCGTCGCCGCCGTTCACCACCTCCACCCTGCAGCAGGAGGCGGCCAGGAAGCTCGGCTTCTCGGCCAAGAAGACCATGTCGACAGCGCAGAAGCTCTACGAGGGTATCGACGTCGGCGAGGGTGCGGTCGGTCTCATCACCTACATGCGTACCGACTCCGTCGCGCTCTCCAACGTGGCCCTCGAGGATGCGAAGCAGCTGATCACCTCGCTCTACGGCAAGGAGTACGCCCTGGAGAAGCCCCGTTTCTTCAAGAACAAGTCCAAGAACGCGCAGGAGGCCCACGAGGCGGTCCGCCCGACCTACATCTCCAAGACCCCCGTCGAGGTGAAGAAGTTCCTCACCTCGGACCAGTTCAAGCTCTACGATCTGATCTGGAAGAGGACCGTCGCCTGCCAGATGGCCGAGGCGCTCCTGGACCAGACCTCCGTCGAGATCACCGCCGGTGAGGGTTACCGCTTCCGCGTCGCCGGCACCGTGATCCGCTTCGCAGGTTTCATGAAGCTCTACATCGAGGGGGTCGACGACGAGGTCGAGGACAAGGAGAAGGAAGGAACACTCCCGCCGCTGGCCGAAGGGGACATCCTGAAGCTGCAGCAGCTGCTCCCCGAGCGGCACTTCACCCAGCCGCCGCCGCGCTACACCGAGGCGACCCTGGTGAAGACCCTTGAGGAGTACGGCATCGGGCGCCCGTCGACCTACGCCTCCATCATGAACACCATCATCGAGCGCAAGTACGCGCGCCTGGACAAGAAGCGCTTCTTCCCCGAGGACGTGGGGATGGTGGTCTCGGACCTCCTGACCAACCATTTCAACCAGTACGTCGACTACAACTTCACCGCCAACCTGGAAGAGCAGCTCGACATGGTGTCGCGCGGCGAGAAGCAGTGGCGGCCGCTTTTGCACGAGTTCTGGGGACCGTTCATCAACCTTTTGAAGTTGAAGGAAGGGGAGGTGAGCAAGTCCGACCTCACCACCGAGGCGACCGACGAGGTCTGCCCCGAGTGCGGCAAACCGCTGGTGGTGAAGCTCGGCAAGTTCGGCAAGTTTTTCGCCTGCACCGGCTACCCCGAGTGCCGTTACATCCGTCCGCTGGACAAGGAAACCGGCGAGGTGGTTGAGCCTGTGGTTTCTGAGGAAGTCTGCGACAAGTGCGGCAGCCACATGCTGATCAAGGAAGGGCGCTTCGGCAAGTACCTCGCCTGCTCCGCGTACCCCAACTGCAAGAACATCCAGCCGCTGGTGAAGCCCAAGGGGACCGGCATCACCTGCACCGCCTGCGGCAAGGGGGAGCTGATCGAGAAGAAGTCCCGCTTCGGCAAGCTCTTCTACTCCTGCAACCGTTATCCCGAGTGCAAGTTCGCGCTGTGGGATCTTCCCGTGCAAAAGCCCTGTCCCAAGTGCGGTTTCCCGCTTCTGGTGAAGAAGGTCTACAAGCGCGAAGGCGAGTTCCTGAAGTGTCCCAAGGAAGGGTGCGACTACCAGAGCAACAAGGAGTAG
- a CDS encoding FecR family protein: MTGGERLKKFAGVAAETGAALLLVLALFWLFILFLFTVFPSGTPIKEMVSESGAASPLSRAGAKRPEAALQSLVRDVRCRRGDSVAWGDASEGMILYNRDAVQTFDRSGATISFAPGDRLAMGSNSMVVVTRLNETLEGGPRSYRVHVEGELRGSFSSAKRVRLEVATAGHLARVVPGGSRFTFTPLGENASSLTVHAGEVQVRGEDRVVRVPARFGVTLRRGVPVGPALPLPAAPRLKNDNLLYRFRLLPPRVRFDWTGAEGAYHFQLSAEPRFRKVVLDSKVNGTGFDAGTLEAGDYYWRVSRVEEGREGPFSRTGHCRLLQQLNPPRLEVDFPPPSVGIGGYRLAGRCQPGSSVYVNGDAAAMAEDGSFSHEIELRSGVNLIRVEAVDQAGNASYASRVVYGKE; encoded by the coding sequence GTGACCGGCGGGGAGCGCTTGAAAAAGTTCGCCGGGGTTGCAGCCGAGACCGGGGCTGCACTGCTCCTGGTCCTCGCGCTCTTCTGGCTCTTCATCCTGTTCCTGTTCACGGTCTTTCCCTCCGGGACCCCGATCAAGGAGATGGTCTCCGAGTCCGGTGCAGCGTCGCCGCTGTCGCGCGCCGGCGCCAAGCGTCCCGAGGCGGCCCTGCAGTCCCTGGTGCGGGACGTCCGCTGCCGGCGCGGCGATTCCGTGGCCTGGGGGGACGCGAGCGAGGGGATGATCCTGTACAACCGTGACGCGGTGCAGACCTTCGACCGCTCCGGCGCCACCATCTCCTTCGCGCCGGGCGACCGTCTCGCCATGGGGAGCAACTCCATGGTGGTGGTGACCCGCCTGAACGAGACGCTGGAGGGGGGACCGAGGTCGTACCGGGTGCACGTGGAGGGGGAACTGCGCGGCAGCTTCTCCTCCGCGAAGAGGGTGCGCCTGGAGGTGGCCACCGCAGGACACCTGGCCCGTGTGGTGCCAGGGGGTTCGCGCTTCACCTTCACCCCCCTCGGGGAAAACGCCTCCAGCCTCACCGTGCACGCAGGCGAGGTGCAGGTGCGGGGGGAGGACAGGGTGGTCAGGGTCCCGGCCCGTTTCGGGGTGACGCTCAGGCGCGGTGTGCCGGTGGGGCCGGCGCTCCCGCTTCCCGCTGCCCCACGGCTCAAGAACGATAACCTGCTCTACCGTTTCCGCCTGCTTCCCCCGAGGGTCCGTTTCGACTGGACCGGCGCGGAGGGGGCGTACCACTTCCAGCTCTCCGCCGAGCCCCGCTTCCGGAAGGTGGTGCTGGACAGCAAGGTGAACGGGACCGGGTTCGACGCGGGGACCCTCGAAGCCGGCGACTACTACTGGCGGGTGAGCCGGGTCGAGGAGGGCAGGGAAGGCCCCTTCAGCCGGACCGGGCACTGCCGGCTGTTGCAGCAGCTGAACCCGCCGCGGCTCGAGGTCGATTTCCCGCCACCATCGGTCGGGATCGGGGGGTACCGCCTCGCGGGGAGGTGCCAGCCCGGCTCGTCCGTCTACGTGAACGGGGACGCGGCCGCCATGGCGGAAGACGGCAGCTTCAGCCACGAGATCGAACTCCGGTCGGGGGTCAACCTGATCAGGGTCGAGGCGGTCGACCAGGCGGGGAACGCCAGCTACGCGTCGCGGGTGGTGTACGGCAAAGAATAG
- a CDS encoding ATP-binding protein, with amino-acid sequence MQSRLKFPLRFKMLLSQLLVVSVVLSLITFTMANLFQADKTAYIHDLTSTMVLHTAEEANTLVAGYTEKLRLFSRLMGDQEMAGREQALQGLFEEFGEFVMVSRTGADGEQNVYDQEALAGAGVTPEQLLSYREHHPIPPEPSGAGPRLELSTVAPGLPTLTLTITGPAAKGEEPVVASGVIRLDRLQRLASRSRVFDTFLVDASGRYLAHADRRKIGEPVRSSWWGKVRGTPRLSGLTLEYPLGERPMVGGFSRTEIAGMTVGVQIPKSAAFLTSRALLADLLILTLVLLGGAALLSQFWSRRLTRPIEKLSEATRMVGQGRFEIEVPAVSGDEIGALAGSFNRMAQELKQREQALKDLYGQLVQSEKMAAFGALGAGIAHEVKNPLAGILGITQLSLRGVESGNPLEKNLHIIEKETKRCKTIIENLLKFARQEQVEFGDVDVAQVVADALAIVDHQLGINSVKVEREVEPGLPACRGNANQLQQVLMNLMINAQQAMGGTAGLVRLSARRLEEGAVELRVSDNGPGIPREIQAKIFDPFFTTKPAGQGTGLGLSVSYGIVKDHGGDIRLESEEGVGTTFIITLPPPAAANAG; translated from the coding sequence ATGCAAAGCAGATTGAAGTTCCCGCTCAGGTTCAAGATGCTGCTCTCCCAGCTCCTGGTGGTCTCGGTGGTGCTGAGCCTGATCACCTTCACCATGGCGAACCTGTTCCAGGCCGACAAGACCGCCTACATCCACGACCTCACCTCGACCATGGTGCTGCACACCGCGGAGGAGGCGAACACGCTGGTGGCGGGGTACACCGAGAAGCTGAGGCTCTTTTCCCGGCTGATGGGGGACCAGGAGATGGCCGGGCGCGAGCAGGCGCTGCAGGGGCTTTTCGAGGAGTTCGGCGAATTCGTCATGGTGAGCCGCACCGGCGCCGACGGAGAGCAGAACGTCTACGACCAGGAGGCGCTGGCGGGCGCCGGGGTGACGCCGGAACAGCTCCTTTCCTACCGGGAGCACCACCCCATCCCACCTGAGCCCTCCGGAGCGGGACCCCGCCTCGAACTCTCCACGGTAGCCCCCGGGCTTCCCACCCTGACCCTTACCATAACCGGGCCCGCCGCCAAAGGGGAGGAACCGGTGGTGGCCTCCGGCGTCATCCGCCTGGACCGGCTGCAGCGGCTCGCCAGCCGTTCCCGTGTCTTCGACACCTTCCTGGTCGATGCCTCCGGCCGGTACCTGGCCCACGCCGACCGGCGCAAAATCGGCGAGCCGGTGCGCAGTTCGTGGTGGGGCAAGGTGCGCGGCACCCCCCGGCTGAGCGGCCTGACCCTCGAGTACCCGCTCGGCGAGCGCCCCATGGTGGGAGGGTTCTCCCGCACCGAAATCGCGGGGATGACCGTAGGGGTGCAGATTCCCAAGAGCGCCGCGTTTCTCACCTCCCGGGCCCTTCTGGCCGACCTCCTGATCCTCACCCTGGTCCTCCTCGGGGGCGCGGCCCTTTTGAGCCAGTTCTGGTCGCGCCGGCTCACCCGCCCCATCGAGAAACTGTCCGAGGCCACCAGGATGGTCGGGCAGGGGCGCTTCGAGATCGAGGTGCCGGCGGTCTCCGGCGACGAGATCGGCGCCCTGGCGGGATCGTTCAACCGCATGGCGCAGGAGCTCAAACAGCGCGAACAGGCGCTGAAGGACCTCTACGGGCAGCTGGTGCAGTCCGAGAAGATGGCCGCCTTCGGCGCCCTCGGCGCCGGCATCGCCCACGAGGTGAAGAACCCGCTGGCCGGTATCCTCGGCATCACGCAGCTCTCGCTGCGCGGCGTCGAGAGCGGCAACCCGCTGGAGAAGAACCTGCACATCATCGAGAAGGAGACCAAGCGCTGCAAGACCATCATCGAGAACCTCCTGAAGTTCGCCCGGCAGGAGCAGGTGGAATTCGGCGACGTGGACGTGGCCCAGGTGGTGGCCGACGCGCTCGCCATAGTGGACCACCAGCTGGGGATCAACAGCGTCAAGGTGGAGCGGGAGGTGGAGCCCGGTCTCCCCGCCTGCCGCGGCAACGCGAACCAGTTGCAGCAGGTGCTCATGAACCTGATGATCAACGCCCAGCAGGCGATGGGGGGGACGGCGGGGCTGGTGCGGCTGTCGGCGCGCCGGCTGGAAGAGGGGGCAGTGGAACTGCGGGTTTCCGACAACGGTCCCGGGATCCCCAGGGAGATCCAGGCGAAGATCTTCGACCCGTTCTTCACCACGAAACCCGCGGGGCAGGGGACCGGGCTTGGGCTGTCGGTGAGTTACGGCATCGTGAAGGACCATGGCGGCGATATCCGCCTGGAGAGCGAGGAGGGGGTGGGGACCACCTTCATCATCACCCTTCCCCCACCTGCCGCGGCGAACGCGGGATAG